Proteins encoded within one genomic window of Methanolacinia paynteri:
- a CDS encoding MASE3 domain-containing protein: MPEKNTLKINKRDGIFFLSLLLFTVFISLSNFYSFLLFHTVAELFSVVIASAIFIIAWNSRNYIDNKYLLIIGIAFLFIGVIDFFHTMSYSGLNLITGLNQNIQMQLWIAARYLEAVTFILAPLLMFKKIGVYRQFLLYAIVTAAILYSVFISGTFPACYIPWSGVTQFEIYSEFLISAMLVLALWFLYVRRESFDRKVFLFIGASLVFSLFSEFSFTFYISSYWFSNVFGLICKIISFGLIYYAVVETGIRRPYSVIFRNLKRRENELKIERDRFDQYLDIAEAIFLVLDREGMVTLINRKGCEVLGYEKEEIRGFDWFENFMPEGDGDAMRSLFMQDIDEGMSHVKIEGHILTKSGELKTILWQNSLIRDEKDEVTASVSSGEDITEKKSIERDLRLKNVAIETSINGIVILDMKAIITYANPSFAHMYGYDSPAEITGMNSSVFFRNSIDLKSVIDTIIKEGGYVGEMKSKKKSGEDIIVQISAYFLKPEDSTTSCIYISLVDVTERERIKEALASANMKLNILSGITRHDILNEVTVAIGYLDMMNDASPEEKEDFIKKTYTAVEGIRRQAEFTRDYQDMGLSSPLWQNPGRVAKEYLASNGGYGEIDVKVDADNVEIFADPMLPKVFANIMSNSLVHGETVSKITISSSKDDSGNLIITIEDNGVGISAGKKKSLFKPGIGRNHGFGLYLVKEILSITGIGISETGKEGEGAKFVITVPPDSWRGT, from the coding sequence TTGCCTGAAAAAAATACGTTGAAAATAAACAAAAGAGACGGTATATTTTTCCTGTCCCTTCTTCTTTTTACAGTTTTTATCTCGCTCTCGAATTTTTACAGTTTTCTGCTCTTTCATACTGTTGCAGAACTTTTCAGTGTTGTAATCGCCTCGGCCATATTTATTATCGCGTGGAACAGCCGGAATTATATAGACAATAAATATCTCCTCATCATCGGAATCGCCTTTCTTTTCATAGGAGTAATCGATTTTTTCCATACCATGTCCTACAGCGGGCTGAATCTTATTACAGGTCTGAACCAGAATATCCAGATGCAGCTGTGGATCGCTGCAAGATACCTGGAAGCGGTGACTTTTATTCTCGCACCTCTGCTGATGTTTAAAAAAATCGGCGTCTACAGGCAGTTTCTATTATACGCCATCGTTACGGCGGCCATCCTCTATTCTGTTTTTATCTCCGGAACCTTTCCTGCCTGCTATATCCCCTGGAGCGGAGTTACGCAGTTTGAGATCTACAGTGAGTTCCTCATATCGGCCATGCTTGTTCTCGCCCTGTGGTTTTTGTACGTGAGAAGGGAGAGCTTTGACAGGAAGGTCTTTTTATTCATAGGGGCCTCACTGGTTTTTTCACTGTTCAGTGAATTCTCGTTTACCTTTTACATAAGCTCTTACTGGTTTTCAAATGTCTTCGGGCTTATATGCAAGATAATCTCATTCGGACTGATCTACTATGCCGTCGTTGAAACGGGAATCCGCAGGCCATACAGCGTCATATTCAGGAATCTTAAAAGAAGGGAGAACGAGCTGAAGATCGAGAGGGACAGGTTCGACCAGTATCTTGACATTGCCGAGGCGATCTTTCTGGTCCTTGACAGGGAAGGGATGGTCACGCTTATAAACAGAAAGGGCTGTGAGGTTCTCGGGTATGAAAAAGAAGAGATCAGGGGTTTCGACTGGTTTGAAAACTTCATGCCCGAAGGCGACGGAGATGCAATGAGATCGCTCTTCATGCAGGATATCGATGAGGGCATGAGTCATGTAAAGATAGAGGGCCATATACTCACGAAATCCGGCGAACTGAAGACAATTCTATGGCAGAATTCGCTGATAAGGGACGAAAAAGATGAAGTCACCGCTTCAGTAAGCTCGGGAGAGGACATAACAGAGAAGAAATCGATAGAGAGGGACCTGAGGCTCAAGAATGTCGCTATAGAGACGTCGATAAACGGAATAGTAATCCTCGACATGAAAGCGATCATAACCTATGCAAACCCCTCTTTTGCACATATGTACGGGTATGACTCTCCGGCTGAGATAACAGGGATGAACTCCTCGGTCTTTTTCAGAAACTCCATTGATCTCAAGTCTGTCATCGATACGATCATTAAAGAGGGCGGTTATGTCGGCGAGATGAAGTCGAAGAAGAAGTCGGGCGAAGACATCATCGTTCAGATATCCGCCTATTTCCTCAAGCCCGAGGACAGCACGACTTCCTGCATATATATATCGCTGGTCGATGTAACCGAGAGGGAGAGGATCAAGGAGGCGCTTGCAAGCGCGAACATGAAGCTCAACATACTGAGCGGCATAACGAGGCATGACATACTCAACGAGGTTACAGTTGCAATAGGATACCTCGACATGATGAACGACGCCTCCCCGGAGGAGAAGGAAGATTTCATAAAGAAGACATATACCGCTGTCGAAGGGATCAGGAGGCAGGCGGAGTTCACCCGCGACTACCAGGATATGGGCCTTTCATCGCCGCTATGGCAGAATCCCGGAAGAGTGGCGAAGGAATATCTTGCATCAAACGGCGGGTACGGGGAAATTGACGTGAAGGTAGACGCAGATAACGTCGAGATATTTGCCGACCCGATGCTCCCGAAGGTTTTTGCAAATATAATGAGCAACTCCTTGGTTCACGGGGAGACTGTGTCGAAAATTACGATCTCTTCGTCGAAAGACGACTCCGGAAACCTGATTATCACGATAGAGGACAACGGCGTAGGGATATCAGCTGGGAAGAAGAAGTCGCTGTTTAAACCGGGTATCGGAAGAAACCACGGCTTCGGCCTTTATCTCGTAAAGGAGATACTCTCTATTACCGGCATAGGGATATCAGAGACCGGAAAAGAAGGGGAAGGGGCAAAATTCGTTATTACTGTTCCGCCGGATAGCTGGCGGGGGACCTGA
- a CDS encoding methyltransferase domain-containing protein — translation MSERGYVHGYSETESERLSVQAATLNELLYGDTSYPAGSLVLEAGCGTGAQTPVVTKNSPGAVIISVDISQKSLAAAKKRATAEGNAAEYLNCDIFGLPFPEDSFDHIFVCFVLEHLRDPVDALTALMRVLKPGGTITVIEGDHGSAFFHPESAAAKRNIGCLVKLQAEAGGDALIGRRLSPLLRSAGLDAVSVSPRMVYVDSSRPDLVEGFTRKTFTAMVEGVGEDAVSSGMMTKEEWDEGISALYRTAEEDGTFCYTFFKATGTRPV, via the coding sequence ATGTCTGAAAGAGGTTATGTCCACGGCTACTCCGAGACCGAATCGGAGAGGCTCTCGGTACAGGCGGCTACGCTTAACGAACTCCTGTACGGCGACACCTCGTACCCGGCCGGATCGCTCGTTCTCGAGGCGGGGTGCGGTACAGGAGCACAGACTCCTGTCGTAACTAAAAACAGCCCCGGTGCCGTTATAATATCCGTAGATATCTCCCAAAAATCCCTTGCAGCTGCGAAAAAAAGGGCCACGGCGGAAGGAAACGCGGCAGAATATCTGAACTGCGATATATTCGGGCTGCCTTTTCCGGAGGATTCATTCGATCACATATTCGTCTGCTTCGTCCTCGAGCATCTCCGTGATCCCGTGGACGCTCTTACTGCCCTGATGAGGGTGCTGAAGCCCGGCGGCACGATCACCGTTATCGAGGGCGATCACGGCTCGGCTTTCTTCCACCCCGAAAGTGCGGCTGCAAAGCGGAATATCGGTTGCCTTGTAAAACTCCAGGCGGAGGCCGGAGGCGATGCACTGATAGGAAGGAGGCTCAGCCCGCTCCTGAGATCAGCCGGGTTAGATGCCGTTTCCGTATCGCCGAGGATGGTCTATGTCGATTCTTCGAGGCCGGATCTTGTCGAGGGTTTTACAAGGAAGACCTTTACGGCGATGGTCGAGGGCGTAGGCGAGGACGCGGTCTCCTCCGGGATGATGACGAAAGAGGAATGGGACGAGGGGATCTCGGCGCTGTACCGGACCGCTGAAGAAGACGGGACATTCTGCTATACTTTTTTTAAGGCGACGGGGACCAGGCCCGTTTAA
- a CDS encoding PEGA domain-containing protein, whose amino-acid sequence MVKRFSLVLWIIFLVLIISTVPALADNATVTETPTPTTATPTPTTATPTPTTATPTPTTATPTPTTATPTPTTATPTPTTATPTPTTATPTPTTATPTPTTATPTPTTSTPTLTATPTRTVTPTPTPGIGWYLVRCNVDGASVYFDGNYMGLISGGSLTVEYKTDQTPYSTVRVSRSGYTTVTQSLPSPPGPSGTVDVYITLQAVSSSSGTLNIYSSPSGGSVYIDKVYKGTTPFSISLSPGTYGVQVDKSGYMTTSETVIISAGQTITRSYTLQQKTSYGSLLITSEPDNAYAYVDGTSAGMTAITVNNLLAGNHNVRLTAPGYNEWTATQYVKAGEIMTVHGTLTPSSSNNGYVRVISYPGEAEVYLDGAYMGKTNDEGVPGAYTLTVSPGTYKISVELTGYRDYDQTVTVSAGQTVTVNANLIQISQPVTGDISVSTTPSGANVYVDNQYEGITPLTVPGVNPGSRDVLLRLSRYEDAKDTVNVQPGGTSTIDVALTPAGSAKATPGFGFLAAISALGAAGLVVSRRRGRS is encoded by the coding sequence ATGGTGAAACGATTCTCTCTGGTTTTATGGATTATTTTTCTGGTTCTGATAATATCTACTGTACCCGCACTGGCGGACAATGCTACTGTGACAGAAACGCCAACACCTACTACAGCTACTCCAACACCAACAACGGCAACACCCACACCAACCACTGCAACTCCCACGCCGACGACAGCAACACCCACACCAACCACTGCAACTCCCACGCCGACGACAGCGACACCAACACCTACTACTGCAACTCCTACACCGACGACAGCGACACCAACACCTACTACTGCAACTCCTACACCGACGACAGCAACACCCACTCCCACGACCTCTACACCAACTCTGACTGCAACCCCTACCCGGACCGTAACCCCGACGCCGACTCCCGGCATCGGGTGGTACCTGGTGAGATGCAATGTGGACGGTGCCAGTGTTTATTTTGACGGAAATTATATGGGTCTCATATCCGGTGGAAGCCTCACTGTCGAATACAAAACAGACCAGACCCCATATAGCACGGTCAGGGTATCCAGGTCCGGCTACACCACAGTAACACAGAGCCTGCCATCGCCTCCCGGCCCCTCAGGAACTGTCGACGTATACATAACGCTCCAGGCAGTGTCCTCGTCTTCAGGCACCCTTAACATATATTCCTCTCCATCGGGCGGATCGGTCTATATCGACAAGGTTTACAAGGGAACGACGCCCTTCTCGATCTCCCTCTCCCCCGGCACATACGGTGTCCAGGTAGACAAGAGCGGATACATGACGACATCCGAGACGGTGATCATATCCGCCGGACAGACTATCACGAGAAGCTACACGCTCCAGCAGAAAACAAGCTACGGGTCACTTCTGATAACCTCCGAACCCGACAATGCATATGCCTATGTCGACGGGACTTCTGCCGGAATGACTGCAATAACGGTGAACAACCTCCTTGCAGGGAACCACAATGTAAGGCTCACGGCCCCCGGCTATAACGAATGGACGGCAACGCAGTATGTAAAGGCGGGCGAGATTATGACGGTTCACGGCACCCTGACACCCTCGTCGTCAAACAACGGGTATGTCCGGGTCATATCGTACCCCGGCGAGGCTGAGGTCTATCTCGACGGCGCATATATGGGAAAGACGAATGACGAGGGAGTACCTGGTGCATATACACTGACGGTCAGCCCCGGAACATACAAGATCTCTGTCGAACTTACAGGCTACCGTGATTATGATCAGACTGTAACGGTAAGTGCAGGGCAGACAGTGACGGTCAATGCGAACCTCATTCAGATATCACAGCCTGTAACCGGGGATATCTCTGTCTCCACAACCCCTTCGGGAGCAAACGTATACGTTGACAACCAGTACGAGGGAATCACCCCGCTGACGGTTCCGGGAGTCAACCCCGGGAGCCGCGACGTCCTGCTGAGGCTTTCCAGATACGAGGATGCGAAGGACACCGTGAACGTCCAGCCCGGCGGAACGTCGACTATCGACGTGGCACTTACGCCGGCGGGAAGTGCAAAGGCTACACCCGGATTCGGGTTCCTCGCCGCGATCTCCGCGCTGGGAGCCGCAGGACTTGTTGTATCGCGCAGAAGAGGCAGATCCTAA
- a CDS encoding glycosyltransferase, with translation MIKYDISVIIPTFNEAENIENIIRAVSGILTDKNITGEILVVDDDSGDGTKDIVRRLQDSISGLNFIIREEDHGLSQSVVEGFEKAQADIIQVIDADFSHPPQLIPDFYKSIKEDGFDIVIGSRYMKGGDIKNWPVKRRIISLGATAFGRVLFPEITDPVSGFFAIKKEVIANARMKPRGYKILMEVLGKGTWEKAKEIPFIFKDREEGESKLKLSTMIDYILQCTDIGVYALKNHNTYAWKEWKKIFKFGLVGASGIVVNTGILYAVTEYFGIYYMISSVFAIEASIATNFILNDTWTFDGANKSHMGSRWKRFVSFQLISVCGVGINLLVLFALTEFAGIYYLFSNIVGIFIAFAWNFLVNRHITWKNKTE, from the coding sequence ATGATAAAATATGATATCTCGGTAATAATTCCCACTTTTAACGAAGCCGAAAATATTGAGAATATTATAAGGGCGGTTTCGGGAATTCTTACTGATAAAAATATAACCGGAGAGATACTTGTCGTTGACGACGATTCCGGCGATGGAACCAAAGATATCGTAAGAAGACTACAGGACAGTATATCAGGTCTGAATTTTATTATAAGAGAAGAAGATCATGGGCTTTCGCAGTCGGTTGTCGAGGGTTTCGAGAAGGCACAGGCAGATATCATCCAGGTGATAGATGCTGACTTCTCTCATCCACCCCAGCTTATACCGGATTTCTACAAATCAATAAAAGAAGACGGTTTTGATATTGTAATCGGAAGCCGTTACATGAAAGGCGGCGATATTAAAAACTGGCCGGTTAAGAGGCGTATCATCTCTCTGGGAGCCACAGCCTTCGGCAGGGTCCTTTTCCCTGAGATAACCGATCCTGTAAGCGGATTCTTCGCAATCAAAAAAGAGGTAATCGCCAACGCACGAATGAAGCCCCGTGGATATAAAATACTGATGGAGGTTCTCGGAAAGGGAACATGGGAAAAAGCGAAAGAGATTCCGTTCATATTCAAGGACAGGGAAGAAGGGGAGAGCAAGCTTAAACTCTCGACAATGATCGATTACATTCTCCAATGTACTGATATCGGGGTCTATGCACTTAAAAATCATAATACATACGCCTGGAAGGAATGGAAGAAGATATTTAAGTTCGGGCTTGTCGGTGCATCCGGAATAGTGGTCAATACAGGTATACTCTACGCAGTTACGGAATATTTCGGCATATACTATATGATCTCAAGTGTCTTTGCGATCGAGGCTTCGATAGCAACCAATTTCATCCTTAACGACACCTGGACGTTCGACGGTGCGAACAAAAGCCACATGGGGAGTAGATGGAAGAGATTCGTCTCCTTCCAGCTGATATCTGTATGCGGTGTAGGGATCAACCTGCTGGTTCTCTTTGCGCTTACCGAATTTGCAGGAATCTATTACCTTTTCTCCAATATCGTGGGAATCTTTATTGCATTCGCATGGAACTTCCTTGTAAACAGGCATATCACATGGAAAAATAAGACAGAATAA
- a CDS encoding glycosyltransferase family 39 protein, with protein MGKNSKEKTETKKSAKNADILPEDKYAVNSLSDLNVENLKNVILKNRYAQMLIALTVIGFILRFYNLAFNSLWLDEASTLGFAEKSLSGIWESTASGEFNPPLFYYMEHFVIGAGVNEFTLRFIPALLGALTVPVFYLLGREVSGKAGGIVAAALLVFSSFHIYYSQEARAYAPMLFFFSIALISYLYAMRGSGTKWWALFGLFSALAFWMHFYVFIAIGIIIIHALIARREEIRKNASETLKPLIIALGLFIIASLPLIAVTVGLFLKRTASEPTWGLSGLNVITQTILMISGSSILPLVILIILALCGLFAVWRSDRSMFLLLVLSLVLPFIASMLLSARIPMSPRYMIYLLPFYFMAVSGCLLLFPKSIDMKKVAAVFIAVILVINLPALAGYYTSYSKNDWRGFAGALDEITNEGDAIVVLPGYMSQPLGYYYSSDEDGTIEYKADSGDQLEEAISQIGNNTTYYIVTWDITASDPEGGAIQWLNENADYQGQYMGIYLFKTN; from the coding sequence ATGGGGAAAAATTCAAAGGAAAAAACCGAGACGAAAAAATCCGCAAAAAATGCTGATATTCTTCCCGAAGATAAATATGCGGTGAACTCCCTCTCGGACCTGAACGTGGAGAACCTGAAGAATGTAATATTGAAAAACCGTTATGCCCAGATGCTGATTGCACTTACAGTCATCGGGTTCATACTTCGATTCTATAACCTGGCTTTCAACTCGCTCTGGCTTGACGAGGCATCGACTCTGGGATTTGCAGAGAAGTCCCTTTCGGGTATCTGGGAATCAACAGCCTCGGGTGAATTCAATCCCCCCCTTTTCTACTATATGGAGCATTTCGTCATTGGTGCCGGAGTAAATGAATTTACACTCAGGTTCATACCTGCACTTCTTGGTGCTCTCACGGTTCCTGTATTCTACCTGCTCGGGAGAGAAGTTTCAGGAAAAGCCGGGGGAATCGTCGCCGCAGCACTTCTCGTCTTCTCCTCATTCCACATATATTATTCACAGGAGGCCAGGGCATATGCACCGATGCTCTTCTTCTTCTCGATTGCACTTATCTCGTATCTCTACGCGATGCGGGGAAGTGGTACAAAATGGTGGGCACTCTTTGGCCTGTTCTCCGCACTGGCCTTCTGGATGCATTTTTATGTATTCATCGCCATCGGGATCATCATAATACACGCCCTTATTGCCAGGCGCGAAGAGATCAGAAAAAACGCATCAGAAACTTTAAAACCGTTGATCATTGCACTCGGGCTCTTTATCATCGCTTCTCTTCCGTTGATAGCTGTGACTGTTGGCCTGTTTTTAAAAAGAACAGCTTCGGAGCCTACATGGGGACTTTCCGGGTTAAATGTTATCACGCAAACCATCCTGATGATTTCAGGAAGCAGCATCCTGCCTCTTGTAATCCTGATAATACTGGCATTATGTGGCCTTTTTGCGGTATGGAGATCAGATCGCAGCATGTTTCTGCTCCTTGTCCTTTCACTCGTTCTTCCGTTTATCGCAAGTATGCTGCTTTCGGCAAGAATCCCTATGAGCCCGAGGTACATGATATACCTGCTTCCCTTCTATTTCATGGCCGTATCAGGTTGTTTGCTCCTTTTCCCCAAAAGCATCGATATGAAAAAGGTGGCAGCGGTCTTTATTGCAGTGATATTAGTCATCAATCTGCCTGCACTCGCAGGTTATTACACATCCTACAGCAAGAACGACTGGAGGGGTTTTGCGGGAGCTCTTGACGAGATAACGAACGAAGGCGATGCAATCGTGGTTTTACCGGGATACATGTCACAACCGCTGGGTTATTATTATAGCAGCGATGAAGACGGAACAATTGAATATAAAGCGGATTCGGGCGATCAACTTGAAGAAGCGATATCACAGATAGGCAATAACACAACATATTATATCGTTACCTGGGATATCACTGCATCCGATCCCGAGGGCGGAGCGATTCAGTGGCTTAATGAGAATGCGGATTACCAGGGCCAATACATGGGAATATATCTGTTTAAAACGAATTAA
- a CDS encoding cupin domain-containing protein has product MIIRDIKKAEYFTSGDGCTLCELLHPEREAEKNPGAGISMNASIAHAFVRAGDRTVPHRLKESTEIYYIIAGSGIMHINEEEEAVGPGQAVYIPPGSVQWIESCGPCDLELLAIADPFWREEDEDILEI; this is encoded by the coding sequence TTGATAATCAGGGACATAAAGAAAGCGGAATACTTCACTTCAGGCGACGGCTGCACCCTCTGCGAGCTTCTCCACCCGGAGAGGGAGGCTGAAAAGAACCCGGGAGCAGGGATCTCCATGAATGCAAGCATTGCGCATGCGTTCGTCAGGGCAGGTGACAGAACCGTTCCCCACAGGCTGAAGGAATCGACTGAGATCTACTATATCATCGCAGGCAGCGGAATAATGCACATCAACGAAGAGGAGGAAGCGGTCGGCCCGGGACAGGCCGTATACATTCCACCCGGCTCTGTCCAGTGGATCGAGTCCTGCGGACCCTGCGACCTCGAACTGCTTGCGATCGCCGATCCGTTCTGGAGGGAGGAGGACGAGGATATTTTGGAGATATAA
- a CDS encoding peptidylprolyl isomerase, whose protein sequence is MAEKKVKLETNLGDIVIKLYEDMPVTVGNFEKLVSEGFYDGIIFHRVIRSFMVQAGCPNGTGTGGPGYNIKDEFVKGHSNLRGTISMANTGMPDTGGSQFFFNLVDNTYLDWDNPQTPSKHPVFGEVVEGMDVVDKIAMQPVDRMDRPRNETKIIRATVL, encoded by the coding sequence ATGGCTGAAAAAAAAGTAAAACTCGAGACGAATCTCGGTGATATCGTAATTAAACTCTATGAAGATATGCCGGTTACGGTAGGAAATTTTGAAAAACTCGTGTCAGAAGGATTTTATGACGGGATAATCTTTCACAGGGTGATAAGGAGTTTCATGGTGCAGGCAGGCTGTCCCAATGGAACCGGTACCGGCGGTCCTGGCTATAATATCAAAGACGAATTTGTAAAGGGTCATTCTAATTTACGGGGCACGATATCGATGGCGAACACGGGGATGCCCGACACCGGGGGAAGCCAGTTCTTCTTCAACCTCGTGGACAACACCTATCTCGACTGGGACAATCCCCAGACACCCTCGAAGCACCCCGTTTTCGGTGAGGTCGTCGAAGGGATGGATGTCGTCGACAAGATCGCGATGCAGCCTGTCGACAGGATGGACAGGCCGAGGAACGAGACAAAAATAATCAGGGCGACGGTCCTTTAA
- a CDS encoding DNA-directed DNA polymerase II small subunit, which produces MTGMRDEIISKFLAADLQVHPEVVLYLLESDDPDLIDGIIANVPPDAFVALPAHIPGFKVEGFEPPRPRIKSEEPLPETAKPAVPKKSETDGERFMPEGDVDVVYGLPAPGNGGVDFNDFVFYFRDRYEKLARYLRKRGEAIPISALTQTDRYRQDDVSVIGMVSDLRNTANGHRMAVLEDPTDSINVLFNNKRDVFEEAEKLIPDEVVMVRGKLSSDGNLFFADTLMRPDIPLNSAPFKSRTPGKAVFISDVHVGSDTFLYDEWDRFSEWLHECDAQYLLIAGDLVDGIGIYPDQDKELIIADIDHQYKEFGRMVSALPRDMQIIISPGNHDAIRGSEPQPALPERFSKYFPENVVLVENPAFVRLQGVGILMYHGRSFDDLISMIPGASYTKPEDMMVEMLKRRHLACTYGMRTPILAAKEDNLIIDPVPEILHTGHVHICGVVNYRGVLCMNTGTWQSQTLFQKQMNIQPTPARAMVVDLQTLEPKIFDFMDKAE; this is translated from the coding sequence ATGACAGGGATGAGGGACGAGATAATCTCGAAGTTTCTTGCGGCCGACCTCCAGGTTCACCCCGAAGTGGTGCTCTATCTCCTTGAATCGGATGACCCGGACCTCATCGACGGTATTATCGCGAACGTTCCTCCCGACGCGTTCGTCGCCCTCCCTGCACATATTCCAGGTTTCAAAGTGGAAGGCTTCGAGCCGCCGAGGCCCAGGATTAAGAGTGAAGAGCCCCTGCCTGAGACTGCGAAACCTGCAGTGCCCAAAAAGTCAGAGACCGACGGGGAGCGGTTTATGCCGGAAGGGGACGTGGACGTGGTCTACGGCCTTCCCGCCCCGGGGAACGGCGGTGTGGACTTCAACGATTTTGTCTTTTATTTCAGGGACAGGTACGAAAAGCTTGCCAGGTATCTCAGGAAAAGGGGGGAAGCGATCCCGATATCTGCTCTTACCCAGACCGACCGCTACAGGCAGGACGATGTCTCGGTAATAGGAATGGTCTCCGATCTCAGGAACACTGCGAACGGGCACAGGATGGCTGTCCTCGAGGACCCTACCGATTCGATAAATGTGCTCTTCAATAACAAAAGGGATGTCTTTGAAGAGGCCGAGAAACTGATCCCCGACGAGGTCGTCATGGTGAGGGGGAAGCTTTCTTCGGACGGAAACCTCTTTTTTGCCGATACATTGATGAGGCCCGATATCCCCCTGAACAGTGCACCTTTTAAGAGCAGGACTCCCGGAAAAGCAGTCTTTATCTCCGATGTCCATGTTGGCAGCGATACTTTCCTATATGACGAGTGGGACAGGTTTTCGGAATGGCTGCACGAATGTGATGCACAGTATCTCCTCATCGCAGGGGACCTTGTAGACGGGATCGGCATATACCCGGACCAGGACAAGGAGCTTATAATCGCCGATATAGACCACCAGTATAAAGAGTTCGGCCGCATGGTCTCAGCCCTTCCGAGGGATATGCAGATCATCATCTCCCCGGGGAACCACGATGCAATCAGGGGTTCTGAGCCGCAGCCGGCCCTTCCCGAAAGGTTTTCGAAGTACTTCCCCGAAAATGTCGTTCTTGTGGAAAACCCCGCCTTTGTCAGGCTGCAGGGTGTAGGCATCCTGATGTATCACGGGAGGAGCTTCGACGACCTGATCTCCATGATCCCGGGTGCGTCGTACACGAAACCGGAGGATATGATGGTCGAGATGTTAAAGAGGAGGCATCTTGCCTGCACCTACGGTATGAGGACCCCTATTCTTGCTGCAAAGGAGGACAACCTAATTATCGATCCTGTTCCCGAGATTCTCCACACCGGCCATGTCCACATCTGCGGGGTCGTGAACTACCGCGGTGTCCTGTGCATGAATACCGGAACATGGCAGTCGCAGACCCTGTTCCAGAAGCAGATGAATATCCAGCCGACACCTGCACGTGCGATGGTCGTCGATCTCCAGACTCTCGAGCCTAAGATCTTCGATTTTATGGATAAGGCGGAATAA
- a CDS encoding DUF1673 family protein: MTFFLEYFRKMTGWCPAKSGSIALNTITGYGTKSGHYPGSAERVITDRIVDYVPTWTSLLQLLAFATGIAAIVAFLKFVNKYYPGTDILLLFCIMLVTGYLIIYSDMKRTTIESGPDAITVKRPGFRTVHIQKSDINNAEIIDNHRPVPQFVLAILGLIIIPVFSVVSIYGRYVEWISGEIHTLLFIAYLGFFIVISIFFLVIYNYARIRKRYPKSFVITTKKSKQLVIYGKSFEELVEIKENLL, from the coding sequence ATGACATTTTTTCTGGAATATTTCAGAAAAATGACGGGCTGGTGCCCGGCAAAATCTGGGAGTATTGCTCTGAATACGATAACCGGATACGGAACAAAATCAGGACATTACCCCGGCAGCGCGGAAAGGGTTATCACCGACAGGATCGTCGATTACGTCCCGACATGGACCTCCCTGTTGCAACTCCTTGCATTCGCCACGGGAATCGCCGCGATCGTCGCATTCCTCAAATTCGTCAATAAATATTACCCAGGAACAGATATCCTCCTGCTCTTCTGTATCATGCTTGTTACGGGTTATCTCATAATATACAGCGATATGAAGCGCACGACTATTGAATCCGGACCTGACGCGATTACAGTAAAAAGACCAGGTTTCAGGACAGTTCATATCCAAAAGAGCGATATTAACAATGCCGAGATCATCGACAACCACAGGCCGGTACCGCAATTTGTTCTGGCAATATTAGGGCTTATCATAATTCCTGTCTTTTCTGTTGTCAGTATCTACGGCAGATATGTCGAATGGATCTCAGGAGAAATACATACCCTGTTATTTATCGCATACCTGGGATTTTTTATTGTCATCTCCATCTTCTTCCTGGTAATCTACAATTACGCCCGTATAAGGAAAAGGTATCCCAAATCGTTTGTCATCACCACGAAGAAAAGTAAACAGCTCGTGATCTACGGAAAAAGTTTCGAAGAACTGGTAGAAATCAAGGAGAATCTGTTATGA